The proteins below come from a single Stutzerimonas stutzeri RCH2 genomic window:
- the rsxG gene encoding electron transport complex subunit RsxG: MMLPEISRSMLKNAAVLGLFAVVTVGAVTLLQQGTAEHIQAAERAAQVRALGEILPAGSYDNHLLDNSVLLQDRLLGNRSPLPAYIAIKDGRPTAVILQAIAPDGYSGAIHLLVGIRADGRVAGVRVIGHRETPGLGDKIDLAKSQWIRGFEDKSLENPQAEGWAVKKDRGEFDQFAGATITPRAVVGAVHRALQYFDAHKAELLTPGGETTEATGDALESRSEPEETTVHSRAGSAATRDELRTTEPAAEPQGDQP, translated from the coding sequence ATGATGCTTCCGGAAATCAGTCGCTCGATGTTGAAGAACGCCGCGGTGCTGGGCCTGTTCGCAGTCGTCACGGTGGGCGCGGTGACACTGCTCCAGCAAGGCACTGCCGAACATATCCAGGCCGCCGAACGTGCTGCACAGGTACGCGCACTAGGCGAAATTCTGCCGGCTGGCAGCTATGACAATCACCTGCTCGATAACAGCGTGCTGCTCCAGGACCGCTTGCTGGGCAACCGAAGCCCACTGCCTGCCTATATCGCCATCAAGGACGGCCGGCCGACCGCCGTGATCCTCCAGGCCATCGCCCCGGATGGCTACAGCGGCGCCATCCATCTGCTGGTCGGCATTCGCGCCGACGGCCGTGTCGCCGGTGTCCGGGTTATCGGCCACCGGGAAACGCCAGGCTTGGGTGACAAGATCGACTTGGCCAAGAGCCAATGGATTCGGGGCTTCGAAGACAAGTCGCTGGAAAACCCGCAGGCCGAGGGCTGGGCGGTGAAGAAGGATCGCGGCGAGTTCGACCAGTTCGCTGGCGCCACCATCACACCGCGGGCCGTGGTCGGCGCGGTGCACCGCGCGCTGCAGTACTTCGATGCACACAAGGCCGAGCTGCTAACGCCCGGAGGAGAGACGACCGAGGCCACTGGCGATGCCCTGGAAAGCCGCAGCGAACCTGAGGAAACCACCGTGCATTCCCGGGCCGGCAGTGCCGCCACGCGCGATGAACTGCGCACCACCGAGCCGGCCGCCGAGCCGCAAGGGGATCAGCCATGA
- a CDS encoding argininosuccinate synthase translates to MADVKKVVLAYSGGLDTSVILKWLQDTYNCEVVTFTADLGQGEEVEPARTKAQALGVKEIYIDDLREEFVRDFVFPMFRANTVYEGEYLLGTSIARPLIAKRLIEIANETGADAISHGATGKGNDQVRFELGAYALKPGVKVIAPWREWDLLSREKLMDYAEKHAIPIERHGKKKSPYSMDANLLHISYEGGVLEDTWTEHEEDMWKWTVSPEAAPDAPTYIELTYRKGDIVAIDGKDMSPAQVLAELNRIGGENGIGRLDIVENRYVGMKSRGCYETPGGTIMLKAHRAIESITLDREVAHLKDELMPKYASLIYNGYWWSPERSMLQQMIDASQVNVNGVVRLKLYKGNVIVVGRKSDDSLFDANIATFEEDGGAYNQADAGGFIKLNALRMRIAAGKGRTQF, encoded by the coding sequence ATGGCGGACGTTAAGAAGGTAGTTCTGGCCTATTCCGGTGGCCTGGACACCTCGGTGATCCTCAAGTGGCTGCAAGACACCTATAACTGTGAAGTGGTGACCTTCACCGCCGACCTCGGCCAGGGCGAAGAAGTCGAGCCGGCGCGCACCAAGGCGCAGGCACTGGGCGTCAAGGAAATCTACATCGATGACCTGCGCGAAGAGTTCGTCCGCGATTTCGTCTTCCCGATGTTCCGCGCCAACACCGTGTATGAAGGCGAGTACCTGCTGGGTACCTCCATCGCCCGTCCGCTGATCGCCAAGCGCCTGATCGAGATCGCCAACGAAACCGGTGCCGATGCCATTTCCCACGGTGCCACCGGCAAGGGCAACGATCAGGTGCGTTTCGAACTGGGCGCGTACGCACTCAAGCCGGGCGTAAAGGTGATCGCTCCGTGGCGCGAGTGGGACCTGCTGTCGCGCGAGAAGCTGATGGATTATGCCGAGAAGCATGCCATCCCGATCGAGCGCCACGGCAAGAAGAAGTCGCCGTATTCCATGGACGCCAACCTGCTGCACATCTCCTACGAGGGCGGTGTGCTGGAAGACACCTGGACCGAGCACGAAGAAGATATGTGGAAATGGACTGTCTCTCCCGAGGCAGCTCCAGATGCGCCGACCTATATCGAGCTGACCTACCGCAAGGGCGACATCGTCGCCATCGACGGCAAGGACATGTCCCCCGCTCAGGTATTGGCCGAGTTGAACCGCATCGGCGGTGAGAACGGCATCGGCCGCCTGGACATCGTCGAGAACCGCTACGTCGGCATGAAGTCGCGCGGCTGCTACGAGACCCCCGGCGGCACCATCATGCTCAAGGCACACCGCGCTATCGAGTCGATCACTCTCGACCGCGAAGTGGCGCACCTGAAAGACGAGCTGATGCCCAAGTACGCCAGTCTGATCTACAACGGTTACTGGTGGAGCCCCGAGCGCAGCATGCTGCAGCAGATGATCGACGCCTCTCAGGTCAACGTGAATGGCGTGGTGCGTCTGAAGCTGTACAAGGGCAACGTCATCGTCGTCGGTCGCAAGTCGGACGACTCGCTGTTCGATGCCAACATCGCGACCTTCGAAGAAGACGGCGGCGCCTACAACCAGGCGGACGCTGGCGGCTTCATCAAGCTCAATGCGTTGCGCATGCGCATCGCTGCCGGCAAGGGCCGCACCCAGTTCTGA
- a CDS encoding RnfABCDGE type electron transport complex subunit D — translation MALPRITSPHAKGPSRTQRVMLLVLAATLPGVVVLTWLYGAGTLINLAWACAAALGFEAAILRLRQRPVGFFLRDGSVLVTAVLLALALPPYSPWWLTLIATGCAVVFGKQLYGGLGQNPFNPAMIGYVVVLISFPVEMTTWPVPHSVGLSAGLQHILGIASLPDGWTQATALDVLKVNKSLTIGELWSNPAFGHFGGIGSEVVNLAFLAGGLFLLHKRLFSWHAPVGMLGALLLMSLVFWNGSGSDSNGSPLFHLLSGATMLGAFFIVTDPVSSATSPRGRLIFGAGVGILVYVIRAWGGYPDGVAFGVLLMNLAAPTIDYYTRPRTYGHRKAERGFKLGE, via the coding sequence ATGGCCCTGCCCCGCATCACCTCGCCCCACGCCAAGGGCCCCAGCCGTACCCAGCGGGTCATGCTGCTGGTGCTTGCAGCCACGCTGCCCGGCGTGGTTGTCCTGACTTGGCTCTACGGCGCCGGCACGCTGATCAACCTGGCCTGGGCCTGCGCCGCTGCGCTGGGTTTCGAAGCCGCGATTCTCCGGCTGCGTCAGCGTCCGGTAGGTTTCTTTTTGCGCGACGGTAGCGTGCTGGTGACCGCCGTGTTGTTGGCACTGGCTTTGCCACCCTATTCGCCCTGGTGGCTGACGTTGATTGCCACTGGCTGCGCCGTGGTTTTCGGCAAACAACTGTATGGCGGGCTCGGCCAGAACCCCTTCAACCCGGCGATGATCGGTTACGTGGTGGTGCTGATTTCCTTCCCGGTGGAAATGACCACCTGGCCGGTGCCGCACAGCGTCGGGCTGAGTGCCGGCTTGCAGCACATCCTCGGCATCGCCTCGCTGCCCGATGGCTGGACCCAGGCCACGGCGCTCGATGTACTGAAGGTGAACAAGAGCCTGACCATCGGCGAACTGTGGAGCAACCCGGCCTTCGGCCACTTCGGCGGCATCGGTTCGGAGGTGGTGAACCTGGCATTCCTGGCTGGCGGCCTGTTCCTGCTGCACAAACGGCTGTTCAGCTGGCACGCGCCGGTCGGCATGCTTGGCGCCCTTCTATTGATGAGCCTGGTGTTCTGGAATGGCTCGGGCTCCGATAGCAACGGATCGCCGCTGTTCCACCTGCTCAGCGGTGCCACCATGCTCGGCGCCTTCTTCATCGTCACCGATCCGGTCAGCAGCGCCACCAGCCCGCGCGGACGCCTTATCTTCGGCGCCGGCGTCGGTATTCTGGTGTATGTCATCCGCGCCTGGGGCGGCTACCCGGACGGTGTGGCCTTCGGCGTACTGCTGATGAACCTCGCCGCCCCCACCATCGACTACTACACCCGCCCGCGCACCTACGGTCACCGTAAGGCCGAGCGCGGCTTCAAGCTGGGCGAATGA
- the gloA gene encoding lactoylglutathione lyase encodes MRLLHTMLRVGDMDKSIAFYTEVLGMTLLRRKDYPDGKFTLAFVGYGDEAHNSVIELTHNWGVETYELGNGYGHIALEVEDVYKACEDIRARGGKITREPGPMMHGSSILAFVEDPDGYKIELLSPKRAD; translated from the coding sequence ATGAGACTGCTGCATACCATGCTGCGCGTCGGCGATATGGATAAGTCCATCGCCTTCTATACCGAAGTGCTGGGCATGACCCTGCTGCGCCGCAAGGACTATCCGGACGGTAAGTTCACCCTGGCCTTCGTCGGCTACGGCGACGAAGCGCACAACAGCGTCATCGAGCTGACCCACAACTGGGGCGTCGAGACCTACGAGTTGGGCAACGGCTATGGTCATATCGCCCTGGAGGTCGAGGACGTCTACAAGGCCTGCGAAGATATCCGGGCGCGCGGTGGCAAGATCACCCGTGAACCAGGGCCGATGATGCATGGCTCCAGCATCCTGGCGTTCGTCGAGGATCCGGACGGTTACAAGATTGAACTGCTTTCGCCCAAGCGCGCCGACTGA
- the rsxC gene encoding electron transport complex subunit RsxC — protein sequence MTSLKIWDIHGGIHPPEHKDLSNRTPIQPAPLPQRLILPLAQHLGAPAEPCVTLGERVLKGQQIAVASGFVSAPLHAPTSGVVSLIGPQPYPHVSGMLANAIVIDSDGEDKWIELQPQPDYRELERPALLELIRQAGISGLGGAGFPTAVKLSPPPTQTIRTLIINGTECEPYITADDLLMREKAAQLVAGIEILAHLIQPQEVLIGIEDNKPEAIAAVRAAIGERPFVLKVFPTKYPSGGEKQLIQILTGEEVPSGGLPADIGMLCQNVGTCVAIHDAVLLGKPLISRITTLTGEALARPMNVEVLIGTAVDELLAFAGLEQNRLNRLIMGGPMMGFTLPSLEVPVVKTTNCLLASALEELPPPPPALPCIRCGECAEACPVSLLPQQLHFFALGQEHEQLKAHHLFDCIECGACAYVCPSSIPLVQYYRAAKGEIRELEQKQQKAEHSKQRFELRQERLRRAEEQKEAERKARAERAARAKAAQSEAGAATITTAAPVQAQKAGLSDAQKKLKIEASMAQVALKKAEKQLAAHDTAELQAQVADLRKAAEAAQNALDAAMQESASTASAPATTPVDEEALKKAKIEAAMLKAQIRKLEKVETPDDDQQAELARLRQQLHEAEQALTAAQDATPAPAAKPADDEALKKAKIEAAMLKAQIRKLEKVEAPDDDQQAELARLRQQLHEAEQALAAAQSAAPAPAAKRAADETLKKAKIEAAMLKAQIRKLEKLESPDDDQQAELARLRQQLHEAEQALAAAQSAAPAPAAKPADDEALKKAKIELAMKRAELKKAEKAGADEAELSRLRDALAAAEQALHAAEDASQKPAPELVRTSKPGVDDRQRELKTELAFARADLRKLERDENAEPGAVEAARTRLSEAERQLADYQGS from the coding sequence ATGACCTCATTGAAAATCTGGGACATCCACGGTGGCATCCATCCGCCGGAGCACAAGGACCTGTCCAACCGCACGCCGATTCAGCCGGCACCGTTGCCTCAACGCCTGATCCTGCCACTGGCGCAGCACCTCGGTGCCCCGGCGGAGCCTTGTGTAACGCTCGGCGAGCGAGTGCTCAAGGGTCAACAGATCGCTGTCGCCAGCGGTTTCGTCAGCGCCCCGCTGCACGCCCCAACGTCCGGCGTGGTCAGCCTTATCGGCCCACAGCCCTACCCGCATGTATCAGGCATGCTCGCCAACGCGATCGTCATCGACAGCGATGGCGAAGACAAATGGATCGAGCTGCAGCCGCAGCCGGATTACCGTGAACTCGAGCGCCCTGCCCTGCTCGAGCTGATTCGCCAGGCCGGCATCAGCGGCCTCGGCGGCGCAGGCTTCCCCACCGCGGTGAAGCTCAGTCCACCACCGACGCAGACGATCCGCACGCTGATCATCAACGGCACCGAGTGCGAACCCTACATCACCGCCGATGATCTGCTGATGCGCGAGAAAGCCGCCCAACTGGTGGCTGGTATCGAAATCCTTGCGCACCTGATCCAACCGCAGGAAGTGCTGATCGGTATCGAGGACAACAAGCCCGAAGCGATCGCCGCCGTGCGCGCAGCCATCGGCGAGCGGCCGTTCGTTCTGAAGGTATTCCCGACCAAGTATCCGTCCGGTGGTGAAAAGCAACTGATCCAGATTCTCACTGGCGAAGAAGTCCCCAGCGGCGGGCTGCCCGCGGACATCGGCATGCTCTGCCAGAACGTCGGCACCTGTGTCGCCATCCATGACGCCGTACTGCTCGGCAAACCGCTGATCTCGCGCATCACCACCCTAACCGGCGAAGCGCTGGCGCGGCCGATGAACGTCGAGGTGCTGATCGGCACCGCCGTGGATGAGCTACTGGCCTTCGCTGGTCTCGAGCAGAACAGGCTCAATCGCCTGATCATGGGCGGCCCGATGATGGGCTTCACCCTGCCATCTCTCGAGGTGCCGGTGGTCAAGACCACCAACTGTCTGCTTGCCAGTGCCCTTGAGGAATTGCCGCCGCCACCGCCAGCGCTGCCGTGCATCCGCTGTGGTGAATGCGCCGAAGCCTGTCCAGTCAGCCTGCTGCCGCAGCAACTGCATTTCTTTGCCCTTGGCCAGGAGCACGAACAGCTCAAGGCCCATCATCTGTTCGACTGCATCGAGTGCGGTGCCTGCGCCTACGTCTGCCCGTCCAGCATTCCGCTGGTGCAGTACTACCGCGCCGCCAAAGGTGAAATTCGCGAACTGGAACAGAAGCAGCAGAAAGCCGAACACTCTAAGCAGCGCTTCGAACTGCGCCAGGAACGGCTGCGCCGAGCCGAAGAACAGAAGGAAGCCGAGCGCAAGGCCCGCGCCGAACGTGCAGCCCGCGCCAAAGCTGCGCAAAGCGAAGCTGGAGCAGCCACCATCACGACGGCGGCTCCGGTCCAGGCCCAGAAAGCGGGCCTTTCCGACGCGCAGAAGAAACTGAAGATCGAAGCCAGCATGGCCCAGGTTGCCTTGAAAAAGGCCGAAAAGCAGCTCGCCGCCCACGACACAGCCGAACTGCAGGCGCAGGTCGCCGATCTGCGCAAAGCCGCCGAGGCGGCGCAAAACGCGCTGGATGCCGCCATGCAGGAAAGTGCCAGTACCGCGTCGGCACCAGCCACCACGCCGGTGGACGAAGAGGCGCTGAAAAAGGCCAAGATCGAAGCAGCCATGCTCAAGGCGCAGATCCGCAAGCTGGAGAAGGTCGAGACGCCGGACGACGACCAGCAGGCCGAACTCGCCCGCCTGCGCCAGCAACTGCACGAAGCCGAACAGGCCCTGACCGCCGCGCAAGACGCAACACCCGCGCCGGCCGCCAAACCGGCCGATGACGAGGCGCTGAAGAAAGCCAAGATCGAAGCGGCCATGCTCAAGGCACAGATCCGCAAGCTGGAGAAGGTCGAGGCGCCGGACGACGACCAGCAGGCCGAGCTCGCTCGTCTGCGCCAGCAACTGCACGAAGCCGAACAGGCTCTGGCCGCCGCGCAGAGTGCTGCGCCCGCTCCCGCCGCCAAGCGGGCCGCTGACGAGACGCTGAAGAAGGCCAAGATCGAAGCGGCCATGCTCAAGGCGCAGATCCGCAAGCTGGAGAAGCTCGAGTCACCGGACGACGACCAGCAGGCCGAACTCGCCCGCCTGCGCCAGCAACTGCACGAAGCCGAGCAGGCCCTGGCCGCCGCGCAGAGTGCTGCACCCGCTCCCGCCGCCAAACCGGCCGATGACGAAGCGCTGAAGAAAGCCAAGATCGAGCTGGCGATGAAACGCGCCGAACTCAAGAAAGCAGAGAAAGCCGGTGCAGACGAGGCAGAACTCAGTCGCCTGCGTGACGCACTGGCCGCAGCCGAGCAGGCTTTGCATGCCGCAGAAGACGCCTCGCAAAAGCCTGCGCCGGAACTGGTACGCACCAGCAAGCCAGGCGTCGATGATCGCCAGAGAGAACTCAAGACCGAACTTGCCTTTGCCCGAGCCGACCTGCGCAAGCTGGAGCGTGACGAGAATGCAGAGCCGGGCGCGGTAGAAGCGGCCCGCACACGGTTGAGTGAAGCGGAGCGCCAACTCGCGGACTACCAAGGCTCATGA
- a CDS encoding electron transport complex subunit E: MSTPSYRELTVNGLWKNNPALVQLLGLCPLLGVSNSAVNALGLGLATMLVLTCSNIGVSLVRGVVNTAVRLPAFVMIIAALTTCIELLMQAFTYELYQILGIFIPLITTNCVILGRADGFAAKHNPLIAGFDGVVMGIGFCLVLVVLGGLRELFGTGALFANMHLLFGPIANDWQITLFNDYKGFLLAILPPGAFIVLGLLIALKNRIDQQLAERARAAQPAAPAASRRVRVTGVIE; encoded by the coding sequence ATGAGCACACCCAGCTACCGCGAACTGACCGTCAACGGCCTGTGGAAGAACAACCCGGCACTGGTGCAGCTGCTTGGCCTGTGCCCGCTGCTCGGCGTCAGCAACTCGGCGGTCAACGCCCTCGGCCTCGGCCTGGCAACCATGCTGGTACTGACCTGTTCGAATATCGGCGTCTCGCTGGTGCGCGGCGTGGTCAACACCGCGGTGCGCCTGCCGGCATTTGTGATGATCATCGCCGCGCTGACCACCTGCATCGAGCTGCTGATGCAGGCCTTCACCTATGAGCTGTATCAGATCCTCGGCATCTTCATCCCGCTGATCACGACCAACTGCGTGATCCTCGGCCGCGCCGACGGCTTCGCGGCCAAACACAACCCGCTGATCGCCGGCTTCGATGGCGTGGTCATGGGCATCGGCTTCTGCCTGGTGTTGGTAGTGCTCGGCGGCCTGCGCGAGCTGTTCGGCACCGGCGCGCTGTTCGCCAACATGCATCTGCTGTTCGGCCCCATCGCCAATGACTGGCAGATCACCCTGTTCAACGACTACAAAGGCTTCCTGCTGGCCATCCTGCCGCCTGGCGCCTTCATCGTCCTCGGTCTGCTGATCGCCCTGAAGAACCGGATCGACCAACAGCTCGCAGAGCGTGCCCGTGCCGCTCAGCCAGCGGCGCCGGCTGCCAGTCGCCGCGTGCGCGTAACCGGCGTGATCGAGTGA
- the rsxA gene encoding electron transport complex subunit RsxA: MTELALIMVSAILVNNFVLVQFLGLCPFMGVSKKIETAIGLSLATTFVLTLAAMCSYLVQQYVLKPLDLEFLRTISFILVIAVTVQFTEMVVNKTSPLLYRVLGIFLPLITTNCIVLGVALLNANKAEFTFLTATVNGFAAGLGFSLVLVLFAAMRERIAIADVPKSFQGAAIGMVTAGLMSLAFMGFTGLIKL; encoded by the coding sequence ATGACCGAACTCGCCCTGATCATGGTTAGCGCCATCCTGGTCAACAATTTCGTGCTGGTGCAGTTCCTCGGTCTGTGCCCGTTCATGGGCGTTTCGAAGAAGATCGAAACGGCCATCGGCCTGTCGCTGGCGACCACCTTCGTGCTGACGCTTGCGGCCATGTGCAGCTATCTGGTTCAGCAGTACGTGCTCAAGCCACTGGATCTGGAGTTCCTGCGCACCATCAGTTTCATTCTGGTGATCGCCGTGACCGTTCAGTTCACCGAGATGGTGGTGAACAAGACCAGCCCGCTGCTCTACCGCGTACTCGGCATCTTTCTGCCGCTGATCACCACCAACTGCATCGTGCTCGGTGTGGCGCTGCTGAATGCCAACAAGGCCGAATTCACCTTCCTCACCGCCACCGTCAACGGCTTCGCTGCGGGCCTGGGTTTCTCGCTGGTGCTGGTGCTGTTCGCCGCCATGCGTGAGCGCATCGCCATCGCCGATGTGCCCAAGTCATTCCAAGGGGCCGCGATCGGTATGGTCACGGCCGGCCTGATGTCGCTGGCATTCATGGGCTTCACCGGACTGATCAAGCTATGA
- the nth gene encoding endonuclease III translates to MNSEKRREIFRRLHEDNPEPKTELAYNTPFELLIAVILSAQATDVGVNKATAKLYPVANTPEAIYALGYDGLCEYIRTIGLYPSKAKNVIETCRILIEKHGGQVPDNREDLEALPGVGRKTANVVLNTAFRQFTMAVDTHIFRVSNRTGIAPGKNVLEVERKLIRFVPKEYLLDAHHWLILHGRYVCKARKPQCGSCRIEDLCEYKHKTSDD, encoded by the coding sequence ATGAACAGCGAAAAACGCCGGGAGATTTTCCGACGCCTGCATGAAGACAACCCCGAGCCAAAGACCGAACTGGCATACAACACGCCTTTCGAACTGCTGATCGCGGTGATTCTTTCGGCGCAGGCCACCGATGTCGGCGTAAACAAGGCCACCGCCAAGCTCTATCCGGTGGCCAACACTCCAGAAGCGATCTATGCACTTGGCTACGACGGGCTGTGCGAATACATCCGCACCATCGGCCTGTATCCGAGCAAGGCGAAGAACGTCATCGAGACCTGCCGCATCCTGATCGAGAAGCATGGCGGCCAGGTGCCGGACAATCGCGAGGATCTGGAAGCACTTCCCGGGGTGGGCCGCAAGACCGCCAACGTGGTACTGAACACGGCATTCCGCCAGTTCACCATGGCGGTGGACACCCACATTTTCCGGGTCAGCAACCGCACCGGCATCGCTCCCGGAAAGAACGTGCTTGAGGTGGAGCGCAAGCTGATCCGCTTCGTGCCCAAGGAATATCTTCTCGACGCGCACCACTGGCTGATCCTGCACGGGCGCTATGTCTGCAAGGCGCGCAAGCCGCAATGTGGCAGCTGTCGGATCGAAGACCTGTGTGAATACAAGCACAAGACTTCCGACGATTGA
- the rsxB gene encoding electron transport complex subunit RsxB — MSAVLIAVLALLALCLLGGAILGFAAVRFRVEGDPIAEQINALLPQTQCGQCGYPGCKPYAEAIAGGDKINKCPPGGEATIQALADLLDVEAEPLDAEGGEKPQMVAYIREAECIGCTKCIQACPVDAIVGAARQMHTVIISECTGCDLCVEPCPVDCIDMIEVGSNLQSWKWNRPLAPGQLIATDREQAA, encoded by the coding sequence ATGAGCGCAGTTCTCATTGCAGTCCTCGCGCTGCTCGCCCTGTGCCTGCTCGGCGGCGCCATTCTTGGCTTCGCCGCGGTACGCTTTCGTGTTGAAGGCGATCCGATCGCCGAGCAGATCAACGCCTTGTTGCCCCAGACCCAATGCGGCCAGTGCGGCTATCCGGGCTGCAAACCCTACGCCGAAGCCATCGCTGGCGGCGACAAGATCAATAAATGCCCTCCAGGCGGCGAAGCGACCATCCAGGCGCTGGCTGACCTGCTCGACGTCGAGGCGGAGCCGCTGGACGCCGAAGGTGGCGAGAAGCCGCAGATGGTCGCCTACATCCGCGAAGCCGAATGCATCGGCTGCACCAAGTGCATCCAGGCTTGCCCGGTGGACGCCATTGTCGGCGCCGCGCGACAGATGCATACCGTGATCATTTCCGAATGCACCGGCTGCGATCTGTGTGTCGAGCCCTGCCCGGTGGACTGTATCGACATGATCGAAGTCGGCAGCAACCTGCAGAGCTGGAAGTGGAACCGGCCGTTGGCGCCCGGCCAGCTGATCGCGACTGACCGGGAGCAGGCCGCATGA
- a CDS encoding flagellar protein MotY, which yields MRLRPLVLLCLLASPANALTFQTRLERVQWQVEGDQFECRLIQPIAGFGSGEFVRRAGEQAIFRLQSPERWLGAGSATLLAAAAPWQPARGDINLGVVSVGGGEIPFNSTQLQAGRLLAGLLEGRSPVVRHRTLHGGDTLEIRLLPARFGKAYEDYRACTAKLLPVNFDQVRQSQIGFPSSDVVLDPLGRAKLDIILQFMRADPSVNRIELDGHSDNSGNRLLNRDLSRRRALAVQEYLVANGVPVEQITLRFHGERYPLVANSSEANRAKNRRVTMRLAREATPPAPATAAAPSSEAPANGAPL from the coding sequence GTGCGCCTGCGCCCCCTCGTCCTGTTGTGCCTGCTCGCTTCACCGGCCAATGCCCTGACCTTTCAGACTCGGCTGGAGCGTGTGCAGTGGCAAGTGGAGGGGGATCAGTTCGAGTGCCGGCTGATTCAGCCGATTGCCGGTTTTGGCAGTGGCGAGTTCGTGCGGCGGGCCGGCGAGCAGGCGATTTTCCGTCTGCAATCGCCGGAACGCTGGCTGGGTGCCGGATCGGCGACGCTGCTCGCGGCGGCTGCGCCCTGGCAGCCTGCCCGTGGCGACATCAATCTCGGTGTGGTGTCGGTGGGCGGCGGCGAGATTCCGTTCAACAGCACTCAGTTACAGGCGGGACGGTTGCTGGCCGGTCTGCTCGAAGGGCGTAGTCCGGTCGTCAGGCATCGCACGCTGCACGGCGGCGATACGTTGGAAATTCGCCTGTTGCCAGCGCGTTTCGGCAAGGCCTACGAAGATTACCGCGCCTGTACGGCCAAGCTGCTGCCGGTCAACTTCGATCAGGTGCGCCAGTCGCAGATCGGCTTTCCCAGTAGCGATGTGGTGCTCGATCCGTTGGGTCGCGCCAAGCTCGATATCATCCTGCAGTTCATGCGTGCCGACCCCAGCGTGAACCGCATAGAGCTTGACGGTCACTCCGACAACAGCGGCAATCGCTTGCTCAATCGTGATCTGTCACGTCGTCGCGCGCTGGCGGTGCAGGAATACCTGGTCGCCAATGGCGTCCCGGTGGAGCAGATCACGCTGCGCTTTCACGGTGAACGCTATCCGCTGGTGGCCAACAGCAGCGAGGCGAACCGCGCCAAGAATCGCCGAGTGACCATGCGTCTGGCTCGAGAAGCTACCCCTCCGGCGCCAGCGACGGCCGCCGCTCCGTCGTCCGAAGCGCCTGCCAACGGCGCGCCCCTGTAA
- a CDS encoding PA3496 family putative envelope integrity protein, translated as MAEKEDIQIEDDFIAEDDDESSEAPVEVAKTNLTKRRIIDNLLEERRLQKQLNDFDFDL; from the coding sequence GTGGCCGAGAAAGAAGACATTCAGATCGAAGACGATTTCATCGCCGAAGATGACGACGAGAGCAGCGAAGCGCCCGTCGAGGTCGCCAAGACCAATCTGACCAAGCGCCGTATCATCGACAACCTGCTCGAGGAACGCCGCCTGCAGAAGCAGTTGAACGACTTCGACTTCGATCTATAA